The following are from one region of the Nicotiana tabacum cultivar K326 chromosome 3, ASM71507v2, whole genome shotgun sequence genome:
- the LOC107828775 gene encoding uncharacterized protein LOC107828775, whose protein sequence is MGICSSCESTSIATAKLILQDGRLQEFPYPVKASFLLQRDPTIFICNSDEMEFGDVVSAISADEELQPGQLYFALPLSNLKRRLKAEEMAALAVKASSALSNCGSEKYGSDFLVEKKGKGVNNNDSATAELRRARSTGGSGRRGKFTARLSAIPE, encoded by the coding sequence ATGGGTATTTGCAGTTCGTGTGAATCTACATCTATTGCTACAGCCAAATTGATATTACAAGACGGAAGATTACAAGAGTTTCCATATCCAGTTAAAGCTTCATTTTTATTACAAAGAGATCCAACAATATTCATATGTAATTCGGACGAAATGGAATTTGGTGATGTGGTTTCTGCAATTAGTGCTGACGAAGAGCTTCAACCGGGTCAACTTTATTTTGCTTTGCCTTTGAGCAATCTGAAGCGGAGGCTTAAGGCTGAGGAAATGGCTGCATTAGCCGTTAAGGCTAGTTCTGCTTTGAGCAATTGCGGCAGTGAAAAATACGGCTCAGATTTCTTAGTAGAGAAAAAGGGTAAAGGGGTAAATAATAACGATTCTGCGACGGCGGAACTGAGAAGAGCGAGGAGTACTGGTGGTAGTGGGAGGAGAGGGAAGTTTACGGCGAGGTTAAGTGCAATACCTGAGTAG
- the LOC107828774 gene encoding rust resistance kinase Lr10-like: MYDMIEGFLQTQNNFMPIRYNYSHIKRMTRGFKEKLGEGGFGKVYKGKLRSGGDVVKMLSKPKAGGGQDFMNEVATIGRIHHVNVVGLVGYCVEGTERALVYDFMPNGSLDKYIASQQGSPVLSWQRKYEIVVGVARGIEYLHRGCDIRILHFDIKPHNILLDENFIPKISDFGLAKLYPTDNSIVTLTAARGTIGYVAPELISRSIGAISYKADVYSFGMLLMEMLDMKRNVVANEENSSQYFPSWIYDKFKKGKEIVVDEEANEDEKKISRKMTIVALWCIQTNPVQRPSMSEVIEMLEGEVEVLQLPPQPLQSQPIAPLFHQMESSITFSSDSMALLENAADNPVELDIYYD; the protein is encoded by the coding sequence ATGTATGATATGATTGAAGGCTTTCTGCAGACACAAAACAATTTCATGCCAATCAGATACAATTACTCCCACATAAAGAGAATGACCAGAGGGTTCAAAGAGAAATTAGGTGAGGGAGGTTTTGGCAAAGTATATAAAGGAAAGCTTCGCAGTGGTGGGGATGTAGTGAAAATGTTGAGCAAGCCTAAAGCTGGTGGTGGTCAAGATTTCATGAATGAAGTAGCTACCATTGGAAGGATTCATCATGTCAATGTGGTTGGACTTGTGGGATATTGTGTTGAGGGAACAGAGCGCGCTCTTGTATACGATTTCATGCCCAATGGATCACTTGATAAGTACATCGCCAGTCAACAAGGAAGTCCTGTGTTAAGTTGGCAGAGGAAGTATGAAATTGTTGTTGGAGTGGCTCGAGGAATTGAGTATTTGCATCGAGGCTGTGACATACGAATTTTGCACTTTGACATCAAGCCTCACAACATTCTTCTGGATGAGAATTTCATCCCAAAGATTTCTGACTTTGGACTTGCTAAATTGTATCCGACGGATAATAGCATTGTGACTCTTACAGCTGCTCGTGGAACGATTGGATATGTAGCTCCAGAGTTGATCAGCAGAAGCATTGGAGCAATATCTTATAAAGCTGATGTTTACAGCTTTGGAATGCTGCTAATGGAAATGTTGGACATGAAGAGAAATGTAGTTGCAAATGAAGAAAACTCTAGCCAATATTTTCCATCTTGGATTTATGATAAGTTCAAAAAGGGGAAGGAAATTGTGGTGGATGAAGAAGCAAATGAAGATGAAAAGAAGATAAGTAGAAAGATGACTATAGTTGCGTTATGGTGCATACAAACAAATCCGGTACAGCGCCCTTCAATGAGTGAAGTAATAGAAATGCTTGAAGGTGAAGTTGAAGTGCTACAACTACCTCCTCAGCCTCTTCAATCTCAACCAATTGCTCCATTGTTTCATCAGATGGAAAGTTCTATAACATTTTCGTCTGATTCAATGGCTTTGTTAGAAAATGCTGCTGATAATCCTGTTGAACTAGACATATATTATGATTGA